The nucleotide sequence GTTGCAGCCGGTTTGAATATTTTAGGGCTGAACATCAGGCAGCTGAACATCAGGTAAAAAAACACGACATGACTCAAAGACCATGCTGATGACAAAACAGGCTCCTTCATTGGATAGAGAATGAGCGATTTTAATACAACTTCTGCTGAATACTCATTTCCTATTCCTGGAACGAGATTGTACAGAGCGGCCGTTAAAACAGTAAAGATCCAAAGCATAGGAAAGATTCTGATTAATCGCTTCAGCAAAAACCCTGCTGCTTTGTTCGAATTTCCAATATGCCTGTGATAAAGATAGTAGATCATGAAACCAGTAACAACAAAAAAGAAATCGACACCACCCGTTCTTTCCCACCTGCCCATATCAAACCAGTCATATTCATAGCGGCTGTAGAAGAGAAGGTTTATGTGTCCAATAAGAACAAAGAGAATAGCTAATCCTCTGGATGCTTGCACTAGAGATAATTTCCCTGATTTTTTTCCAGCCATATGAACACCCGCTTTGCGTATATAATGTTTCCTTGCCTTAGGGGCTAAAAAGCTTTTCTGTGTTTTTTCAAAGCATTTACAGAGTAATTTATAAAGTACCATGCAGCTGAAAATCTGCCGATTCCCCTAATCTTTCGATAAGTGTTCCAGGTTTTTAAAGCTGAGTTTAATTTGTTGCTTGAAAGAGAGTTTTCACATCTTCTGTAGTAAGCCAGTTCCTCTCTCAAGCCATAAGCATCAATGCCGTTTGCAAGGATGGAAAGCCATAGTCCGTAATCTTCTGAACAGTCCCGGTGAAGCTCCATTTGAACCTTGCCCAGAATTTTCTTCTTATTAATCATGACAGTAAGTGTTCCAATCATTGTGTTTTTAAGCAAGTCCTGATAAGTCGTCTTAAGGGGAACCGTTACTGAAGAGCCTGTCATTTGCCCCTCTTCATTCATCATCCTGTAATTGGTAAAGGTAAAGGCGAGTTCCCGCTCCTTCATAAATGCAAGCTGTTTCTCAAGCTTATTGGGATGCCATAAGTCATCACTGTCAAGAAAAGCAAGATACTCTCCTTTTGCCAGTTTCATAGCTTCATTTCTGGCAGCGGCAGGACCTCCGTTTTCCTTAAGTTTTATCAGACGAATTCTTGTATCCCGCTCCATCTCTTCTTGTACAATTGCCCTCGTTTCATCAGAGGAGCAATCATCTGCTATCAGCATTTCAAAATTTGAATAGGATTGGGATTTTACCGACTGGATTGTTTCCCTTATATATTTGGAAGCGTTATAGCTTGGTGTGATAATACTTACTAAAGGCTCACCGGACATTAGATTTCCTCTTCCCCTCTCCACTTGCGGCTGCTTATTGATTCACTGCCCCGCTCTGTTCAATCGGTTTAACCACTGTTTCATTTTTATTGCTTATGTCCACGCTGACTCCCTGCGCCTGATCTCTCTGGATAATCACTCTTATTGTCTGAAGCAAAATTTTCATATCAAGCATAACGGAGTAGTTCCGGACATACATCAGATCGTAGCGCAGTTTGTCCTCCGGCTCTGTGGTATAATTCGCCAGAACTTGAGCGAGACCGGTAATGCCGGGTTTAACTCTAAGCCTGTGGTGATAATCTGGAAAATCCAACTCAAACTTCTTTATAAAAAACTCCCTTTCCGGTCTGGGCCCTATTAAACTCATATCTCCTTTAAGTACATTAAATAACTGCGGAAGTTCATCCAGACGAGTGGCTCTGATTATGTTTCCAAGGTAAGTAATCCGGGGATCCCTTTCGCTCGCCAGCACAGGTCCTGTATGCACTTCAGCATCCTGCACCATACTTCTGAATTTATAAAGCATATAGGGCTTTCCGCAAAGGCCGATCCGCTCTTGTTTAAAAACGGCAGCTCCTTTTGAAGTAAGCGGAATAAGCAGATAAAGGACTGACATGATCGGCCCTGCTGCTGCGATTAATAATAATGAAACTGTGATGTCAGTCATTCTTTTTATGGCTGTTTGCGTGCGGCTGAGCTGCGGCGGGTTAATGGAAAATACCATTAGGTCATCGATTTGTTCTGTTCTGGAGTTTGCTATTAAGAGTTCAAACAAGTCTGGAACAATCATCACTTCTTTATTTTTTTTCATTGATAAACCTATTATGATTGCTGCATCCTGTTTGCTTACCTCAGGCCCAATCAGCACCACATCTGCACTTTCCATCTTCTCTTCATACTTCTCTTTTTCTCCTGCAGAAAGAAAGTCACTCATAATCAGCCAGTCGGTTCGCTGCTTCATAAACTTTTGAGCCATTCCTGAACTGATTTCAGCTGTTTTACCAATGACAAGGACCTTCTTGCCTGAGTGCGTATTCCTAAGATAGCTCCACATCACAAGTTTGCTGCAGCATAATACTGCCACTTGACTTAAGAAAGCAATTATAAGAAAGAGCGCTGTAAGCGGAGTCCCTGTAATTGCGTTCATTGAAACCACCAGCACATTAAGTGTGAGTGAAGATAGAAAGATGCTGTACATCAAGTTTCTTGCAGAATGCCTTTTCCAATCTATGTGGAGATCAAAGGCCTGAAAACTGATAATAGAGGCCGCTGCCAAAAAGAGGAGAAATACTGCATCTATTTCTATCGCTGTTTCTATTGATAATCCATTTTGCAGAAGATGATAAGACAATTCATATGACCCATAGACAACAAACACATCCACTATCATAAGCAAGATCCAAAAACTGCTTCGGTCAGATCGTCGCATAAACATATTTACATACTCCTCTCTTCATTGAATTATCCAAAATCCAGATTGTAAAAAACCCCATTAATTCTTAATAAAGAACAAAACAGCAGTGTTTTTCCTCAGATTGAAGATTTCTGTGAACCTGCAGGATAAAACCTGTAAAGCTTTTTTAAAAAATGAAAAAAACTGTAATCAAACCTTTTTCCATCTATAAGCGTCCATTCAGCATTTACAGCGGAAAGAGTATGGACGCCATCCTTATATAAATCATTCTTTCTCGGATCGACACTCGATATCGTTTCTTCTTCAAAATGACTTTCCGAAAGTTTTGTGATCTTATTTAGAACAATTCTTCCACCGTAGGTCTGAGAACAATCTTGTGCGGGTCTGTACAGGATTCCTTCACTCACAAAGGGTGTACCAGCAGGACGGGCAGACCGGATATCGATTTTGACAGGATTTTGTCTATGAGGTTCCCATTTTCCGAAAAGATCGTCGGAGTAATAGATATGCAGCTCACTATTATGGCTTTGTGTTTTTTCATCTCCTCTAGTGCAGAAGAGCCACCACTTATTCTCATATCTAATGACCGTTGAATCAACCGCGGAAAAATCATTCATAATGACAGATTCCATATTCCACCTGTTTGTCTTGCTATCAAAGCTGTAAATCATCGTTTTTTTCTCTTCAGAGGTTTCTGGAATACAAAGGAGACGGCCATTGTCATTTAATAAATATGGGTAGGACATATGAGAGGGCAGTTTTAGAATAGAGGAATTAACTTTAACTTTAGGTTCAGACACATCCTCTATATTCATTTCAGAAATATACCCTTTTACCTCCCTGTAATCGAGTTCTTCCATCAGCACGTGAATACTTCCATTTATTTCAATGCCGAAAGGATCTGCATAATAGACATTTCGGTGTTTTCCGAGCCATCTAATGGAAAATTCGTCTTCGTCCAATAGTTTTTCAATCGGTAAATTAATGAGGCCGACATTCCAATATTCGTAGCAGAATAATTGATTAAATAACCTGTCAATTTTGTTTTTGAACAGTCGTCTATTCAGCTTTATCCAGTCAAATAGATCCGGTACTTTATAATTAGCGGAATAATCTGCTGCTTTTTCTGACATATCTTCCACAGGCACCGCTTTGATGATAATAGACGGCCAAGTATAGATAGATGACAGAATCTGATCTCTATTTTTGAACAGTGAATTTTTTTGAGTCGGGAAGAAGCCCTGCTTCAAAATGCTTATAGTATCCGGTTTAGATGCCATTACCAGCCTCACAGTAGTTACTGGCTGATTATTGGTGACTTCCCAGAACCCGATATGCTGATTTAACAGTGCATCACCTATTAGAAAAGTCCAAACCCCGTACTTGCATGTATTTTCAAAAGAATGGAGATGTGTTCCATCAAAATCCAGAATAAAATCGAGGTTCATTGCCTGGATTTTATCCGTACAATCGATATTCTGAACAGGCACTTCTCTGTATGTGTCTCGAATATCCGCTGAATTTTTTCCGGTATCATGGGTCTTATGGGGAATGATTATGAGTTTAAGCTCAGCTTTGTTCTTTATAAGTTCGTTAATGCAATCGATCTTCCACTTTTCCACCTGCGGACTGGCAGTTACTACTGCAAATGCTTTGCTGTTGATCTCACCCATCTTCTCACTCCTAACAGGTCTTTCAGTAAGCCTGCTTTAAATATTCATTTACAGTATTGCTGACCATGCTGTCTAAGGAAAATTCTGTTTCCGATTTTTCTCGTGCACAATTGCTGATTTTCAGCTGCAATTCCCGGTTATAAGAGAGATTTATAACTTTTGAGCTGAACTCCTCTTCAGAATGATTTTCTATGAGAAAACCTGTTATCTGATCAGAAATAGCTTCTGATATTCCTCCCCTGTTTATAGAGATAACCGGAGTTCCAACCGCCATTGCCTCCAGTATCACCATAGGAAATACCTCTCGTTCAGATGTTAAAAGCAGAACATCCATCTCTCTTATAAATTCCTGAGGTCTTCCGGTTGCACCTGTCATTATCACTTTCCCCTGAAGATTCAATGACGAAATTTTCCTTTTAATGTTGTCGAATTCAGGGCCATCCCCCGCAATATAAAACGATAAATCCTCCGCATGCTCAAGACTCTTAGCTATGTTAAGGAACAAATCATGATTTTTTTCCGCTGACAGCCTTGCGAGTATGCCTATTTTTTTTTGGCCTTTATGTTCTTTTCTTGAAAATGTAAACTCATCCAAGTTCACTCCATTATAAATGGTTGTTACCTTGCCTGATTTAACCCCCAGATCAACTAGATTCTTCTTTTCAAAGTTACTGACCGCAATAATTTTTTCAACAAAATGATTCATTAACGCGGTAAAAAGCGCAGGAGCTCTTCTCTCAAGGAACGTTACGTTATGTTTCGTATAAATCAGCTTTATCCTTTTGGAGATCAATGCTTTGCAGCACACTCCATACATCACCATTCTCAAACTATTAGCATGAATAATATCAATATCATTTTTTTTAATCTGCCTGCACAGCACTTTTAAGTTATGAAAGTGAGAATCTCTTTTCATTTCAATAAAATGCTCTTTATTTTTTATTTTCGGAAAAAGCTCTCCACCGGCAGCGGCAGTGTAAACAGTCATTTCAGGGTGACTGATTTTATTTTCAAGACTGCAAAAATAGTTCTCGGCTCCGCCTGTTATAAGCTTATCCGTCATAATGAGGATATTCATCCGGCTAAATCCCTCCTTTTAAAAGACGTCCCTGAGTCAGAATGTTTTTCCTGCTGCAAATAAACAGATAAAATCGCAAGATACATGAAAAAGATATCGTTAATAATGACAGACAATGAAACCATCTGAATTAAAAACCCAATAAATACAAGAAACAAATACGGCTTGTTTTTATAAATCTTGTTTTCAACTAATTGATACAGAACCAGTAAGATAAAAAGAAGATAACAAGAGAAGCCTATGATTCCTGATTCTGATAATATATCCAAAAACGTATTATGCACTGTCAGGCTGTCCTGGTATTCAAATGAATTGTAGTCGGAGAAATTAAAAGCTCCGAGGCCAAAGATCACATGTGAAGAAAAATAATCCCAGGCACGGCCCCATAACTCAAACCTTCCGCTTCCGCCGTCATTCGAAAAGTCATTGATGCGCGAATCAAGAATTCCATAAATATCAAACTTCAATTGCACAACTGCGACATAAGCGATCACAGATATTGAAGCCGCAAGACCTGCAAGAATTTTCAATTGTCTAAGGGGATTATTCAGCATGACGTATAAACTGAAAAGAATGATAAGTGCCAGTAAACCGCCCCTTGAGAAAGTAAGGAGATTGGATATGAGACACAGCAGCAAACCGATTCTATTTTTCAGTGAGTTTGCATTGCAGAGAAAATAAGTAAAAAAGATAGTATTGTAGAAAACGAAAAAGTTAGGGTCTTCCAGCAAACCGATCAGCCTTGGATAATTTCTGTCAACCATCACTCCCAAGTGAGTAACCCGTTCTCCTTCTCCAGCCAAGGATAATGTTTTAAGTCCCGCTATGTACATCACAAGACTTGCAGCGTTAAATATAATCCCGGCAGTTCCAATTGACTTTTCGATAATATGATCGTTCGACTTATTCAGGATTGTTTTGAAGATAAAATAACACGCAAGATAAAGTGAAATTCCCATTATAATTCGCAAACTTGATGCGGGATAAAGTGAAAATGCCCCCGAAAAACTGTACGCCAGATAAAACAGGAGCAATCCAATTTCAAAAAGCTGCATTTTTTCAAAATAAATTTGGGAGATGTGTATAACCGAAAATATAATAAGGAAAACCATGTAGGGCTTTAAGGCAAAGCCAAGATCAATACTGAATTTGCTCAAGGTAATTAATATAATGACGGCAAGCACCGATTTCTTTGCCGCATACCCGGATTTCAGATTATACTCCATGGTCTGCCTCCTTGCTGGCAGAGACCTTCAATACTTTTCCAACAACAAGAATCTTTATGCCATTGTAGATGTCCTTATCCACCAATACAATTGCAGATAAGATGATATAACTCAAAAGTACACTTACCAAAGGAAATGAACCCAATAAAGCTGAAGGGATAAACATACTTACTGCAATAACTGTCAGATATGGACCAATTGCTTTCACAGCAAAATGAAGACGGCCTGGAATCATCAGCCAAAAACCCATCAGTATTAAGAATTCAATGGCTAAGCCAGCATAAGCAGCGCCTATTACCCCGTTTGAAAGACTAAAATAAAAATAGAGAACCCCGCCTGTCAATAACGAGATCAGCTGCACTAAAGTACGGCGAGTCTGCATACCTTGGGTAGTTAGACTGTCTGCAAGTGAAATGCTGACAGATTGAAGAATAAGCATTAATGTTAAAATTTTCAAAGGGGCCGCTGCTGTTATCCATTTTTCTCCAAAAAGAATTGTTACAATGTCACTTGACATGTGGTAAAAAGGAATGGCAATCGCAGCGCCGAGAAGGACCGTAATCTTAATTTGCGTTGTAGAAAGTTCTCTGTGCTTTGCATAATCCCCACTGTTAAAACTTCTGAATAATACAGGACAAAAAGCGCCTGCTATGATATATGGAAGCTGCTGCAAAGCTTGGGGAATTCTATAGGCGATTGCAAACATACCTACTTCTGCCAAAGTGACTGTCTTTTCTAATACAAGCGTTCCCAGATGAGGGAAAATGACAAACAGTAATCCACCTATGGTAAAGGATCCAATACCATTAAGAATTTCTTTATGAAAGGGTTTATTTAAAGAGATCTGAACATTTCGGCTGACAAGAACTACTCCAATTAACCCAGCTATAAAGTAAGACAAGCCATACAAAAAACAGATTTGATACGGAGTCAGTGACACCATCATTCCTATAAAAACGGTAAAAATGAGCATAAACGAAGAAATGATTCTAATTGCACCGTAAAATTGCATCCTCTCAGTCAGCTGAAAATAAGTGGTTCCAATACTTTGCATCGCAATCCCCGTCACCATTGGAATAATCAGACAATATGCAGTTGTAATCAACTCCGGGTTAGATGCATAGAAAGAATGAATGAAGATGAAACCTATTATAAAGGTAATTCCCATTAATACTGCCCTCAATTTAATGTACGAGGACATAAGGGAGGAAACCTCTGTTTCTCGCTTCGTTCCCTCTCTCAGGACAATTTCGCTCAAACCTGCATCTGTGAAATACCCCATAATCATCGCAAACGCTAATGCTACACTGAAAATCCCGTAGTTATGAGATTGAAGATAGGATGCAAGCACGATTAACGCTGCAGCATTTAGGCCGCTCGATAAAGCAGTGCTGTAAAATAAATGCACAACATTCTTAGCTATCGAATTTCTTTTTTTATTCTTCAAGAGGAAGCCCACCCAACTTAGAGAAAAACTTTTAGCCTGTTATCCTGTCTGATAGATAACTCCAACGACTCTTTTTTTAGCCCTGTCCAGGAAATTAGTTGTTTTATAGAGATTGCGCTTCTTTGTTTTATTGGCTTTTACAACCAAAACGACTCCATCGCTGCACTCAGCCGCAAGCTGTGCATCAGATTTTTCCAGAAAACCTGGTGCGTCGATTAGTACAACATCATATTCAGACGTCCATTTCTTAACCAGTTCTTTAAACCTGGAGCTGATGATAACGCCTGGAAAGTTCCCGTGCACTGAACCGGCAGGCATAATTGACAAGTTATCTATAAACGTTCTCATAATTCCCGATTCGCCTCTTATGCCATAAAAAGCAGCATCCGAAAGACCGGATGTATTCTCAAGGTTAAAAAGAGCGTGCACTGCAGGCTCAGATAAATTGGCATCTACAAGAAGAACTTTCTTTTCCTGTTCTGTAAAAGCAATTGCAAGCTTAGACGCGACCATAGCATCTCCGTCATTTGATGAAGGTGATGTAATTAAAAGAATGACAGGTTCGTTTTTTAATGTATTTTCCACATTCATGCGGATCATCCTGATTTGCTCACTGCTGACTAATGATTGATCCAGCAGGACACTTTTGAATCTGGACGAAATTTGTTTAAACACGTGCATCACCTCTTGCCGGAATTTCTGTCTTGTGGAGCTGCTTTTGTTTTCCTGCAGGTTTACGCCCGGTTTTTTTGGCTTTTAAATTCACTTGTCCAATGACCGGCAAACCTGTCAGTTCTTCTATCTCATCTGCACTTTTTACTGTGTCATCAAAATACTCGCGAATCATTGCCAGCGCTATCCCGGCAAACAGGCCCACAAAAAGTCCTATCGCGATATTCAGAATTGGATTACTGATTGTACTTGTGTGAGTCTCGCCGTTTCTCATTACATTAAAATCATTTACTTTGAAGATTTCATTCATCTTTTGAACGGACGTTTGTGCAGTAAATCCAGCCAGCTCTTTGGCAAATTCAGCGTCAGAATCCCGGACAATAATATTTATAATTTGAGAATCCTTGCTGTTTTGAACAATTATTTTTTCTTCAAGCTTATCTTCATCTTCAAGACTGTATTTCTCTGCCACCGTGTTTAAAACGATCGGGCTTTTGATAAAGTCTATTGATGATGCCAGAAGCCTGTTAATGTTTTGGCTGTCAATATACTCTCCGTCCGATTTTTGCAATTTGCCCACAAGAATAAATTCTTTTGCTTCATAGGTTGGTTTCATAATATATACCGTCATCAGCACTGTTAAGCTGAGCATGACCGCAGCAGTTAAACATACAATTAGAAATCTTTTTTTGATAATCGCAAGGAATTTTTTCAAATCGATCCTTTCTTCCATAACATCCTCCTGCAATCCATTATTAAGGTGTACCTTTCTCAAACAATGCTGACCGGTGCATCCTCTTCCAGTGTCATTTTCAGCCCTGTTTGGATGACAGTTTCCGGGAGCCACTTCAGATCCTCTGATGCTTTTGAGTTGGATAAGACACTGTCTCTTATATCTCCATTTCTTTCTTCGAAGAAAGTTACGTTAACATTTTCAGAAGTTATTTTTTCAAACTCTTTAATGAGTTCAAGGACACTTATCCTTTCATGACTGCTGATGTTGTATATTCCGCTGCTTTTGTTCGTTATAGCAGCCACATTGGCTTTAGCCACATCTTTTACATAAATGAAATCTCTTGTTTGATGTCCATCGCCATATACGGAAGGACTTTCTCCAGCAAGAATTCTCTCTTTAAAAATTGCAATTACGCCTGCCTCGCCGTATGCATCCTGCCTCGTGCCAT is from Bacillus sp. FSL H8-0547 and encodes:
- a CDS encoding glycosyltransferase family 2 protein, which produces MSGEPLVSIITPSYNASKYIRETIQSVKSQSYSNFEMLIADDCSSDETRAIVQEEMERDTRIRLIKLKENGGPAAARNEAMKLAKGEYLAFLDSDDLWHPNKLEKQLAFMKERELAFTFTNYRMMNEEGQMTGSSVTVPLKTTYQDLLKNTMIGTLTVMINKKKILGKVQMELHRDCSEDYGLWLSILANGIDAYGLREELAYYRRCENSLSSNKLNSALKTWNTYRKIRGIGRFSAAWYFINYSVNALKKHRKAF
- a CDS encoding sugar transferase, with translation MFMRRSDRSSFWILLMIVDVFVVYGSYELSYHLLQNGLSIETAIEIDAVFLLFLAAASIISFQAFDLHIDWKRHSARNLMYSIFLSSLTLNVLVVSMNAITGTPLTALFLIIAFLSQVAVLCCSKLVMWSYLRNTHSGKKVLVIGKTAEISSGMAQKFMKQRTDWLIMSDFLSAGEKEKYEEKMESADVVLIGPEVSKQDAAIIIGLSMKKNKEVMIVPDLFELLIANSRTEQIDDLMVFSINPPQLSRTQTAIKRMTDITVSLLLIAAAGPIMSVLYLLIPLTSKGAAVFKQERIGLCGKPYMLYKFRSMVQDAEVHTGPVLASERDPRITYLGNIIRATRLDELPQLFNVLKGDMSLIGPRPEREFFIKKFELDFPDYHHRLRVKPGITGLAQVLANYTTEPEDKLRYDLMYVRNYSVMLDMKILLQTIRVIIQRDQAQGVSVDISNKNETVVKPIEQSGAVNQ
- a CDS encoding glycosyltransferase family 4 protein, coding for MNILIMTDKLITGGAENYFCSLENKISHPEMTVYTAAAGGELFPKIKNKEHFIEMKRDSHFHNLKVLCRQIKKNDIDIIHANSLRMVMYGVCCKALISKRIKLIYTKHNVTFLERRAPALFTALMNHFVEKIIAVSNFEKKNLVDLGVKSGKVTTIYNGVNLDEFTFSRKEHKGQKKIGILARLSAEKNHDLFLNIAKSLEHAEDLSFYIAGDGPEFDNIKRKISSLNLQGKVIMTGATGRPQEFIREMDVLLLTSEREVFPMVILEAMAVGTPVISINRGGISEAISDQITGFLIENHSEEEFSSKVINLSYNRELQLKISNCAREKSETEFSLDSMVSNTVNEYLKQAY
- a CDS encoding O-antigen ligase family protein is translated as MEYNLKSGYAAKKSVLAVIILITLSKFSIDLGFALKPYMVFLIIFSVIHISQIYFEKMQLFEIGLLLFYLAYSFSGAFSLYPASSLRIIMGISLYLACYFIFKTILNKSNDHIIEKSIGTAGIIFNAASLVMYIAGLKTLSLAGEGERVTHLGVMVDRNYPRLIGLLEDPNFFVFYNTIFFTYFLCNANSLKNRIGLLLCLISNLLTFSRGGLLALIILFSLYVMLNNPLRQLKILAGLAASISVIAYVAVVQLKFDIYGILDSRINDFSNDGGSGRFELWGRAWDYFSSHVIFGLGAFNFSDYNSFEYQDSLTVHNTFLDILSESGIIGFSCYLLFILLVLYQLVENKIYKNKPYLFLVFIGFLIQMVSLSVIINDIFFMYLAILSVYLQQEKHSDSGTSFKRRDLAG
- a CDS encoding oligosaccharide flippase family protein, translating into MKNKKRNSIAKNVVHLFYSTALSSGLNAAALIVLASYLQSHNYGIFSVALAFAMIMGYFTDAGLSEIVLREGTKRETEVSSLMSSYIKLRAVLMGITFIIGFIFIHSFYASNPELITTAYCLIIPMVTGIAMQSIGTTYFQLTERMQFYGAIRIISSFMLIFTVFIGMMVSLTPYQICFLYGLSYFIAGLIGVVLVSRNVQISLNKPFHKEILNGIGSFTIGGLLFVIFPHLGTLVLEKTVTLAEVGMFAIAYRIPQALQQLPYIIAGAFCPVLFRSFNSGDYAKHRELSTTQIKITVLLGAAIAIPFYHMSSDIVTILFGEKWITAAAPLKILTLMLILQSVSISLADSLTTQGMQTRRTLVQLISLLTGGVLYFYFSLSNGVIGAAYAGLAIEFLILMGFWLMIPGRLHFAVKAIGPYLTVIAVSMFIPSALLGSFPLVSVLLSYIILSAIVLVDKDIYNGIKILVVGKVLKVSASKEADHGV
- a CDS encoding CpsD/CapB family tyrosine-protein kinase: MFKQISSRFKSVLLDQSLVSSEQIRMIRMNVENTLKNEPVILLITSPSSNDGDAMVASKLAIAFTEQEKKVLLVDANLSEPAVHALFNLENTSGLSDAAFYGIRGESGIMRTFIDNLSIMPAGSVHGNFPGVIISSRFKELVKKWTSEYDVVLIDAPGFLEKSDAQLAAECSDGVVLVVKANKTKKRNLYKTTNFLDRAKKRVVGVIYQTG
- a CDS encoding Wzz/FepE/Etk N-terminal domain-containing protein, giving the protein MEERIDLKKFLAIIKKRFLIVCLTAAVMLSLTVLMTVYIMKPTYEAKEFILVGKLQKSDGEYIDSQNINRLLASSIDFIKSPIVLNTVAEKYSLEDEDKLEEKIIVQNSKDSQIINIIVRDSDAEFAKELAGFTAQTSVQKMNEIFKVNDFNVMRNGETHTSTISNPILNIAIGLFVGLFAGIALAMIREYFDDTVKSADEIEELTGLPVIGQVNLKAKKTGRKPAGKQKQLHKTEIPARGDARV